The proteins below are encoded in one region of Lepisosteus oculatus isolate fLepOcu1 chromosome 10, fLepOcu1.hap2, whole genome shotgun sequence:
- the cmc1 gene encoding COX assembly mitochondrial protein homolog isoform X2: protein MESAKTGEPSLRHVEKDVLIPKMMREKAKEYCSEKVDAFSQCCKKSGFLMVLKCREENSALKECLTAYYKDPAFYEECKQEYLKEKEDFQRTGISAKNRKQKLPTSM from the exons GGGAACCTTCCCTGCGCCACGTGGAGAAAGATGTTCTGATTCCCAAGATGATGAGGGAGAAGGCGAAGGAGTACTGTTCAGAAAAAGTCGACG CCTTTAGCCAGTGCTGCAAGAAGAGTGGCTTTCTCATGGTCCTGAAGTGTCGCGAGGAGAACTCGGCGCTGAAGGAGTGCCTAACGGCTTA CTATAAAGATCCAGCATTTTATGAAGAATGCAAACAGgagtatttgaaagaaaaagaggattttcaaaGGACTGGAATTTCtgctaaaaacagaaaacagaagctTCCCACAAGTATGTAG
- the cmc1 gene encoding COX assembly mitochondrial protein homolog isoform X3, producing MESAKTGEPSLRHVEKDVLIPKMMREKAKEYCSEKVDAIQKMNLKQGLCPTSLGQVVPVRPPFCAVPPSFAPTTLPPSPITAGEEPSGLDFPRRGGCAT from the exons GGGAACCTTCCCTGCGCCACGTGGAGAAAGATGTTCTGATTCCCAAGATGATGAGGGAGAAGGCGAAGGAGTACTGTTCAGAAAAAGTCGACG CCATACAGAAGATGaatttaaaacaag GCCTGTGTCCCACCAGCCTGGGACAAGTCGTGCCAGTGAGGCCCCCCTTTTGTGCCGTCCCTCCCTCTTTTGCCCCCACAACGTTGCCTCCGTCACCAATCACCGCTGGCGAGGAGCCCAGCGGCTTGGACTTCCCGCGGCGTGGAGGCTGCGCgacttga
- the cmc1 gene encoding COX assembly mitochondrial protein homolog isoform X4, whose product MESAKTGEPSLRHVEKDVLIPKMMREKAKEYCSEKVDGLCPTSLGQVVPVRPPFCAVPPSFAPTTLPPSPITAGEEPSGLDFPRRGGCAT is encoded by the exons GGGAACCTTCCCTGCGCCACGTGGAGAAAGATGTTCTGATTCCCAAGATGATGAGGGAGAAGGCGAAGGAGTACTGTTCAGAAAAAGTCGACG GCCTGTGTCCCACCAGCCTGGGACAAGTCGTGCCAGTGAGGCCCCCCTTTTGTGCCGTCCCTCCCTCTTTTGCCCCCACAACGTTGCCTCCGTCACCAATCACCGCTGGCGAGGAGCCCAGCGGCTTGGACTTCCCGCGGCGTGGAGGCTGCGCgacttga
- the cmc1 gene encoding COX assembly mitochondrial protein homolog isoform X1 translates to MESAKTGEPSLRHVEKDVLIPKMMREKAKEYCSEKVDAIQKMNLKQAFSQCCKKSGFLMVLKCREENSALKECLTAYYKDPAFYEECKQEYLKEKEDFQRTGISAKNRKQKLPTSM, encoded by the exons GGGAACCTTCCCTGCGCCACGTGGAGAAAGATGTTCTGATTCCCAAGATGATGAGGGAGAAGGCGAAGGAGTACTGTTCAGAAAAAGTCGACG CCATACAGAAGATGaatttaaaacaag CCTTTAGCCAGTGCTGCAAGAAGAGTGGCTTTCTCATGGTCCTGAAGTGTCGCGAGGAGAACTCGGCGCTGAAGGAGTGCCTAACGGCTTA CTATAAAGATCCAGCATTTTATGAAGAATGCAAACAGgagtatttgaaagaaaaagaggattttcaaaGGACTGGAATTTCtgctaaaaacagaaaacagaagctTCCCACAAGTATGTAG